One segment of Amycolatopsis alba DSM 44262 DNA contains the following:
- the secE gene encoding preprotein translocase subunit SecE, with protein MVVSDSDASGEKAQDGAGQKPDEQSRPVTAAARRERRASARPSGKADAKSDDKTRPAGKAKAGDKTEKSKDAKGTATPKRDRKPKQASIFARLMRFIREVWAELRKVIWPNRKQMVTYTAVVLVFVVFMVALVSGLDLAFKEVVGAVFGS; from the coding sequence GTGGTCGTGAGCGACAGCGACGCCAGCGGTGAGAAGGCGCAGGACGGCGCCGGGCAGAAGCCCGACGAACAGTCCCGCCCGGTGACCGCCGCTGCCCGGCGTGAGCGCCGTGCGTCCGCGCGCCCGTCCGGTAAGGCCGACGCCAAGTCGGACGACAAGACCCGCCCCGCCGGCAAGGCGAAGGCCGGGGACAAGACCGAGAAGTCCAAGGACGCCAAGGGCACGGCGACCCCGAAGCGCGACCGCAAGCCGAAGCAGGCGTCGATCTTCGCCCGGCTGATGCGCTTCATCCGCGAAGTCTGGGCCGAGCTGCGCAAGGTCATCTGGCCGAACCGCAAGCAGATGGTCACCTACACCGCGGTGGTGCTGGTCTTCGTGGTGTTCATGGTGGCGCTGGTGAGCGGCCTCGACCTGGCCTTCAAAGAGGTCGTCGGTGCCGTCTTCGGCAGCTGA
- the nusG gene encoding transcription termination/antitermination protein NusG → MTSDNGTAAGHELTELSDEQVHAALGDEQSEHLDSVEVPAAGDEVDEAGDVAEADEASDETDDNAADDTAAEPVEAEADEDVDPVAKLRAELNAAPGEWYVVHSYAGYENKVKTNLETRTQTLDVEDYIFQIEVPTEEVTEIKNGQRKQVQRKVLPGYILVRMDLNDASWSAVRNTPGVTGFVGATSRPSPLTVDEVLKFLAPKVETAAPAKSGKGESSSAESQLGAPAVEVDFEIGESVTVMDGPFATLPATISEVNVDGQKLKVLVSIFGRETPVELSFNQVSKI, encoded by the coding sequence GTGACCTCCGACAACGGCACAGCAGCCGGTCATGAGCTGACCGAGCTTTCCGACGAGCAGGTGCACGCGGCACTCGGCGACGAGCAGTCCGAGCACCTGGACTCCGTCGAGGTGCCCGCCGCAGGCGACGAGGTCGACGAAGCCGGAGATGTCGCGGAGGCCGATGAGGCGTCCGACGAGACCGACGACAACGCAGCCGACGACACCGCCGCCGAGCCCGTCGAGGCCGAGGCCGACGAGGACGTCGACCCGGTCGCGAAGCTGCGCGCGGAACTCAACGCCGCTCCCGGTGAGTGGTACGTCGTGCATTCGTACGCGGGTTACGAGAACAAGGTGAAGACCAACCTCGAGACCCGTACCCAGACGCTGGACGTCGAGGACTACATCTTCCAGATCGAGGTCCCGACCGAAGAGGTCACCGAGATCAAGAACGGCCAGCGCAAGCAGGTGCAGCGCAAGGTGCTGCCCGGCTACATCCTGGTCCGGATGGACCTGAACGACGCCTCGTGGAGCGCGGTGCGCAACACCCCTGGTGTCACCGGGTTCGTCGGCGCCACGTCGCGTCCGTCGCCGCTGACCGTGGACGAGGTGCTCAAGTTCCTCGCGCCCAAGGTCGAGACGGCCGCCCCCGCCAAGTCCGGCAAGGGCGAGTCCTCCTCCGCCGAGTCCCAGCTGGGCGCCCCCGCGGTCGAGGTCGACTTCGAGATCGGCGAGTCGGTCACCGTCATGGACGGCCCGTTCGCGACGCTGCCCGCGACGATCTCCGAGGTCAACGTGGACGGACAGAAGCTGAAGGTCCTGGTGTCGATCTTCGGCCGGGAGACCCCGGTCGAGCTGTCGTTCAACCAGGTCTCCAAGATCTGA